The Zalophus californianus isolate mZalCal1 chromosome 6, mZalCal1.pri.v2, whole genome shotgun sequence DNA window GGACTGAGGACTGAGAGATGCTATTTTAGTCAGCTTGGGCCACCGTAACAAAAtcccacagactggggggcttagaaaacagacatttattttctcacagctctggaagctggaagactGAGGTCGGGGTGCCAACAcagttgggttctggtgagagccctctccCTTGTCTTCTGGCAATGTCCTCATGTGACCTCATCTTTGTGGGTACAGGCACAGGGTCAAGGACAGGGGAGAGCCaaagctctggtgtctcttcctacACAGGCACTAACCTATGACCATATATAAGGGACCCTCATGACCTTGCCTGACCCTAATTCCTTCCCATAGGCCCTCCCTTCAGACACCATTACATGTGGGAGTAGGgcttcaacacaggaattttgAGGGACATAAACATTCGTCCACAGCAGACACTATTTCGGTAGCCACGACAAGAGATGCCATGGTGATGGATCACCAGACACATCCAGAGGAGCGGACCCTGTGCCCAGAGCTGTGTCAGGAACTGTAGGAAAACCAGGCGGGAAGACAGGGCCCTGCCCTAAAGAGGTTGAACTGAACACAAACTCGGGGCATGGTTCACATCTTTTCCCTTCCCATTGGGGGTGCCAGAAATCCCACCATTAGAGCACCTTTCAGATTGCAGGCCTGACTTCTAGTCTCAGTCAATGGTGGGGGGCACATCCGGTGGAAGAGAGAGGTTTTTCCCCCAACGATGGGATGGGGCAGTAGCTGTGAGGACCGGGAGGGCCCACAGGAGGTGGCCAGGATCGCCTGAGACAACTTTGCCAGGCCCTCTATTCAGCTCATGACCCAGTCACCTGAGCACCACCTGGGCTTCCTTTCAGAAATCACACCTGGCCGCCCTGAAGCCAGATCTGGTCTCCACCTGAGCTAGATAGCGTTAGCGAGTGCTTTTGACAAGATAGAATTTTTCATGCAAAAATCTAGGTTTTCAGCTTCTTCggaaacataaaaaacaaacaaacaaaccggGCACCACTGACCCAGCACTCCCACACGGTGAACATAGCTGGGCTGAGTAGCACCTGCCTGCCTCCGACCTGGGCacgcctctccctttgccacagTCCCCAGTGGTCCTTATTACATGATGCTTGCTGGCCTTGTCTGTGTGTATTTCTGGCCAGATCTCTGTAGCATTTCAATCTGCACTCCGGGCTTTATCCCTCTCTTTGCCTTCCCTTTCCACACGTCTCAGGACTTTGTTATGAgccctgtatttaaaaaaaaaaaaaagaaagaaagagcagaaaaaagaaaagacagagagagagagagagagagagaaagaagtcccAGTGTAGAGCGCTGCTCAAAATCATAGAATGTCATCGTGACAAGGGGCGCTAGGACCAGGCTGGAGAAGCGACTTGCATTAGGACCCACCTGCAGCACAGGCCAGAGGCAGAATTGGATCCCTTGTCATCAGGTCATTTATCTTTAATTTGCCTAAAGTCACGTTCCAAAACACTTTAGGCTTTCCTCATTAGCCTTGGTTAGCGTCCTCTAATCAAGGACTAAGAGTAACCCCCAGCTCCCAGGTAATAATGGGCCCTTTCTCAAGCCCCTTAGCGTGGAGAACATGTTCCATGGAATGTTCCTTCCTTCCAATTAGAGCTCCCTGGATTGCTGCAGAAATGTCCCACAGGAAAATgcacctgcctctctctctggtCCTGATCCTCTGTGGCCTTCTGAATGGCATCTGCTGTGAGACGAAAGAAAGATCCAAAGGGAATAGTTACCCAGTCTCATCGTGGAAAATTTCACCCATCCACCACAAGATAGAAGCTGGCAATAAGGATTTCGCCCACAAATTGTTCAAAACCCTGTTAATGGAGCATCCCAGAAAGAATATCATCTTCTCCCCTCTCAGTATCTCTGCCTCCTTGGCCATGCTTTCCCTGGGGACCAGATCCACAACACTCACTAACCTCCTCGAGGGCCTTGGATTTGACCTCAAAGTCATGACGGTGTGGGATGTGCACCGTGGCTTCCAGAGTGTCGTCCAGATGCTGAAGCAGCTGAGTAGGGAGGGGCACCTGAAGCACAGGGACACGCTCTTTATCGATAGCAACAGGAAGATCAACACCCCGTTTCTGTGGGACACAGAAGGGCTATATGACGTGACGGCCCAGATGATTGACTTTCGAGATGTAAAACACACCAAGAAGCAAATCAACCACTTTGTGGCTGAAAAAATGCACAAGGGAACCAAGAGATTCATCACCTCTCTGAACCCTCATACCTTCCTGTTTCTTATAAATTACGTTTTCTTCAAAGGTAAGGTTTATCGAGTGCATGAATTCCTGTTTGGGTAACCTTTGCCCTTGTGTTTCCTGAAAAATCTCAGTCAGAAAAAAACATAGTTTTTGTGATTCTATCCCATGTCTCATAGGCCAGTAGATTCAAaacttttaatttgcttttatttcattgtgctaacatttttttttaaagattttatttatttatttcacagagaaagagacagacagtaGCAGAGGgacggggagaagcaggcttcccgccgagcagggagcccgatgcggggctccatcccaggaccctgggatcatgacctgagccgaaggcagacgcttaaccgactgagccacccaggcggcccaatTACGTagcatttttaagtgtttctatTCCCAACCCTTTCGGTCATATTGTTGGCCAAACTAAAGATATTTCGGAGTAAAATGGAGTAACTCTTGATGGCAGAAGAGGATTCTGCGCAGGAGTGAGTGTGCACCCATGGGCACGCCAGTGTATGTTCTTCTGATGAAAATTCTCCCTCCTTGAATACGTTAAACAATTTTAAGCAGATTTCTTTGTCAAAAGCTTTCTcagaactcttttttaaattatcttatcttatttaaattcaattaatttacaCATAGTTTCAGTTGTGGAGCTCAGTTACTCATCAGTTGCCTATCGGAACTCTTAATCCACTAAAATGTGGTGGGAATTTTCAAAGAAGGGGTGTTGTGGTCATTTTTGCCCAAATTATATGACAACAGAATCCTTTCTTGGTGTTAGAGTTCCAGAGGCAGGCAGTATTTTAGGAAATATCTTTTGAGGAATATAGATTTAAAGAAATCCTCTGgtgaatattttcaaaactcgtgtgtgtttgcctttttttttcctttgcatccGTCTGGGCTTTTAAATATTCTGTTCACTGAGGTCCAGGTATCGCTGGAAGGAGGCTGCTCCCTTCTCAAGCCCCTCACCTCTGGGGTCTCCAGACATGTGGGTGCTGACGCCTTCTCCAACAGGTCGCTTTGAATTTCTCCTTCCTGATTCTCCTAGGCATTTGGAAAATGGCTTTTCATACCAACCTCATGCACAAGGAGGACTTCTTCGTGGATGAGCGCACCACAGTGCAGGTGGACATGATGTGGAAGAAGGAACACGTGATTTATAGCCGATCGGAGAAGCTGTTTGTTACAATGGTTAAAATTCCTTTCATTGGAAACATGTCCATAGTCCTTGTGCTCCCTGATGTAGGACAGCCCGACTCTGCTGTAAAAGAGATGGTTGTTCAAAGAGCTACACTTCTGAAATCCAGTGGCATGAGGTATGCTACTCTGGAGGGACATTCTAGATTCACATTGAAATTTTGCTCAGATCTCGCTTCCTCTGTACAAAAGTCTTATTTCAGGGAAACTGAGTATTTGCTCATTTCCTAGCATATTTGtggaaaatgaaagaagccaagcaGGAAAAATGATAGCCTGGCTTCCATTATCAGCCAGATGCCCCTTCAACTGTCTAAATGATGGTTCTTTTTGTAACATGTATCAAAAACCCACTCCATACAAGCTCAAGGGGGTAAAGAAAGGTATGTATTAGAAAGATGCACCCAAGAGGATAAACGCAGCCTGGTGTCACAAGGGATTGGACAGGGGACTGCAACATCATTGGGAACTCCATCTCCCTGATGTCAGTTGTCCTTGCTCCTCACCTCTCTGGTTCAGCAAACCAGCTGGTTTACTCACCCAACACATATATCCTGAGCATCGATTCCATGCCAGACACTGCTCAGTGCTGGGAATACAAAGGCTAGCCAACACGTCTCTGTCATTGTGAGATTTCCAGTCCGGTGGGACAGGCAGTAAGTCAACTAATAAACGTGTAAATTCAAATTGCAGTAAAACTATGGGAAAAATGAGTAGGTGATAGAATAGAGGATTCAGAAGAGTATTAATTGGGGATCTTAATTAGGTATGATGCTCAGGCGAGGATCCTAAGAGGTAAATTTCAAGCTGAGTCCATTGTGGACACACTTGGCTCTCTTCCACTCAAGCAAATGCTCCACTTGATACTGAACCTAATATGTTTCTGTTCCAATGACACATTCCTGGAAGGGAGTAGTGGGTTGATCCAGCTTAGTTATAGTATCCACCATGGTCCAATCAAATATGGGCAAATTACATAATGAAAGCATGACTTCCATTGGCTCGCTGATCTTGGCCAGGGCCGGGGCAGTTTTTAGGCAGTAAACGTGTAGACTGGGGAAGAAATCTCCAAATAGTGTTCACCCCGTGCCATGTAGGAGCACCAGCTACTGCCCATGTAGCATATCCGTGGTTGAGGACCACAGCAGAGCGTGTCTGCCATCATCTGCCACAGCTGTACTTCACACAAGGTCATGGTCGGGACAGGGGGTACCCCATTAGAGGAACCCAACTGAATGGGTTATGACCCATTCAGAAGCTTAACATCACATGCACACAGGTGAAAATATATTGGGTTGTGAACAACACGACATGCTGGGTAGGGGGAGGGCACCAGGCACTAGATCTCCTGCACCATATTTCAGATCACCACTCAATTAAATCCCTGCTTATAGCTGGAGGGTTGGAgggactcagggctggatcccctGCCCTGATCCTCATCTTCTCTTGGTTGGGGAGACTATGAGGGGCATAGCTTGAATAGTAAGGTGTATTTTAGGCAAGTGCTTGGTCTGGAAATGCACGGTTGCCGCTCATGCTCCAGCACCGTTAACCTCTCCCCACACAAGCACCCGTGCCTCAGCCTTCCTTAACTCTCCCTTGGAAGAGGCctaaaagcaaaagcaaggtGCTTCCCCTGGACCCGGGAGAGAGACTTGTTCAGCTTCCTTGTGGTTTTCACTCCTAACAGATGGGTGCACTTAATTATGCCCAAGTTCAAGATCTCCTCCaagatagacttaaaaaaaatgcttcccaAGATGGGCATCAGCAATGTGTTTACTACAGCAGCAAACTTCTCAGGCATCACAGAGGAGGATTTCCCAGCTATTTTTGAGGTGAGTAGAGCAATTTCTAGAGTTTCTGTTTTATCCACAACAGTTCTGaatgaaaaaacttaaaaaaaaatagtcataaaTATTATCTGCCCGGGTCCATTGGCTTTTGAGATTCTTTGGTCATTCAGCCATTCATAAGCAATTGCATCAAGCACTTTTGGAGGCTCTGGGGATAAAGTTGTGAAAGAGCCGAAGCCCTACCGTCATAGATGTTCCCTTCTCCTGTTAGGGTCAGACAGTGGACATACCAACAAATAGATATGTACCATGTCAGCCTGTGATACGTTCTGTGAAGGCAGGAAAGGCAGAAACCAAACAGCATGCTGGGGTACAGTGGGCTGGCTTGCGGGGGTGCTGGCCAGGAAAGTTGTCAGGCTGGGTTGACCTTCAGGCAGAAgcctgaagaaggaaagaaaagagcaagGAAGCACATCGAGAGGACGCATGTTCAAGTGCATCCTGAGGGGGATGTGGGCTGGACATCCTCGAGGAaccccaaggaggtccacacagCTAGCATGGTGCATGAGACCGAGATAGGTGGCCGGTGAGGTCAGAAAAGAGGCAGCGTGGGCCACATGGGTCTGCAGGTCCTGCACAGGCCCGGGGGCGGTCCTGACGGACATGGGAGACCACCGAGGCTGACATGAACTGACATGTGTTCTATAAAAGCGATGCTCTGTGGTGTGCAGGAAGTGTGGCCCATAACCCAGGTGAGGCATAAACGCGGTTTGACAGGGTATTGGTGGGAGTGTTAGCGGTGGTGAAGAGACCCTGTGTGACTTTTGAAGACAGAGCTGGGGTGCAGGGAAGGAAATGTCAGAGAGGGCAGCTCTGTAGTTGGAGCCTGGTCCACGCTGGAGCCAGCCCCAGATAGGAAAGACGAAGGAGCCGCGGGGGGTGTGTATGAGCAAACAGGGACGGGCTCTGCCAACTGGAGATGCCTGCAAGACATCCAAATGCCTGCCATGGAGCATTTGTGGGCACAAGGGGCTGCCTCTAATTACTCCACCAAGGTCACAGACCGGCTGGCTGCTTGGTGGCCACCCCATAACACACTGCCCAGGACAAGCCTAGTGATCATAATCCCTCATCACGGTGCAGCACTTGATAGATTACAAAGCAATTTTTCAGGGTTCTCTCACCTGATTCTCCCAAAGACCTTGGGGAGGGGACGGTGTCTGTTCTCGAACTGAGGGAGGAGCGAGCTGTCACTCATGGAGGATACCGGATGGAGTTCCCAGGGCTGGGACCCGGCTGGGATGCAGTTTTTCTGGGGTCTCAGGTTTCCCTACTCACAGAATCCCCTGGATGAGCACAACTGAGTGCTGGGGGGCCGGGCAGGGGCTCAGGGATGCCGTGCCTCTCACAGCACAGGAGCCCGGTCCCCAGAGGCCGGGCAGagcctcctgcagagcagagggGGACAAGCTCTTCCATACGGACAGAAAAATTTCCGTGCTGGGATGGAGACAGGAAAaaccagccccttccctccctccctttctctctaccaCCACATCCTTCTTGAAAGCATTGGAGAGGCCCACCCTCAGTGATTCTATAGGATCTTTTCCTAAGCCTTCAGACCACCCAGGTTTGCTCTGAGTTCTAGTCCCCTTTCCTCTCATTTAAATACCTAAACTCCTTGAACTTTCTGCCTGCACTGGGGGAGGTGGAGCTCGGCAGTTAGTGTGGACCCTGTCCTGAGGCATCTGGATCTGACAGCTGAGACCCTCAGGTGATTATCCAGGAATGGGAGCCAgcatttcccccccaccccccaccatgcccAGAGCTGAGACAAGACCTGTCTCTCCCCAGGCGATACATGAAGCCACAATGGAGGTGAGTGAGGAAGGCAGGATGGACACCCCCAAGGACATGGACTTGAGCAACGCCATCCCCTGGCATACACATGCAGCAGCCCCCTTGGTCGTGAAATTCAACAGACCCTTCTTCCTGTTTGTGGAGGATTGGATGACTCAACGAGCAATCCTCATGGGCAAAGTCTTCAACCCCATAGCTGAGTAGAGATGGGGCCGGGCTCTGCGGAGCTGGAATTCAGCAACTCCTgaataaagtgaataaaattcACTGCTATTGAATCAAAAGAAGCTGAGTCTGAGACGTGTGGGCTGAGAATGGAGTTGGGGTGGGTCGTTGCTGGTCTTCTGTCCTGGGAACAGGGCAGGATAAGGAGAGGTGGGGGGCCTGCTAGGGACACTTGGCAGGTGTACCTTCTGTCCTGAAGAAGGATGGATATTTGCAGGGAAGCGATTCTGAGAGGCGCGAGCAGGGTctcttcggggggggggggggctgtcttATTGGCCTTGCTTCCTGCCCAGCTGGTAGTCAGAGCCTGTCGGCTCATCGACACAACAAGAGCCATGTAACTCCACCAGGCAGCCCCGGGCAGGGAgctgggtgggcagaggcagggtcCCGTCACAGAGGGGAGCACCCGCAAACATCAAACCTCAGTGGGCCTCTGTGTGTCCCCCCAGCTCCCAGGGGAAATAGGAGGGTACCTACGAAGGCAGAGACCCCCAAATATTTTGGCAGCACCTTCTCTGTCCAGACCCCTTATGAGAAAGTTATTATTGCCCCCATGGGATAAGAGGGGAACATGGACAAGATTTGAAGAGCCAGGAGGATGGTCATGCACAGaatgggaggggtgtgtgtgtgtgtgtggaggagagGCTAGGACTCCACCTTGGAATCACACCAGCTCATTGCCAGAGTCAGGATAAAGCCTATCCTGGCCTCCGCCACTAAGGCACCACACGTTGGGGCACTGAGGTCTGTGAGGTCGCACAGCTCCTCGGGACATTTAGGCAGCCGGGCTTTGCTCAGCCTACGGCACTTTCATGGATCACTGCTCACTCTCCTTTAGCATGTGGGACACCAGGCCCCCACCATCCTCCATGCTCACCCTTCAACATACTGGGCATTAGGCCTGAACAGTATCCATGAGCGCCCTTCAGCATGAGGGACGCTACACTCCGGCTGTCCTCCATCGGACACCATCTACTCCATGGGACATGAGGCCCTCAGCGCACCCTCTCTGCTTTTGCCGTGGATCTGCTTGGACATGAAACATGCACAAGTGGGGATGTCCAGGCCTTCCTCCATCTGCTTATGCTGTGGACACCACTTCCTCCGCATTTTCTAGAACAAACTACCTTGTCGCTCATCTCTCAGGGGAGGGTCTTGTGCCAGGGTCTAGCATAGAATCCAAAATGTGAGACTCCCAGAGTTGGTTCTAATTTCCTTCagtcactttctttttctgcacgtggacaatatttatttaaagtatcaGTAAAATATGGGAACGATAAGAATCAGTAAAACATTGGAGCCTCGCCACTCACTTTGCGAGCAGGTAATTTAACCTCACAGAGCCTCAGTGTCCCGTCTGTAAGGTGGGGATGACTGTGCCTCCTCACATCCTTTCTCTGTCCCATCACTGTGTGCATTCAAGGTGAACAGCAAGGCAGTTCAGTTCACGTGTGTTATGAAATCACGGTCACGACGGGTGGGGTCAGCAACTCCTGGTCTTATCGCTAGGGTGACCTGGAAAGAACACTGTCCAGATCACAGGAAACATCACGGACGGGTCAGCAGCAACCACATTGCGACCTCTGTCATTGTCACCAGTACCGGAATATCTTCAAATGGAGTGGGGCCCAGAATCACAATCCACTCTGATTGTAGGACGGGCAGGCAGGACAGATCCttccaaacaaaaaaaagtcccttCCTGGTGGCTGCACATTGCTTTTGTCCAGTTCCAGGAATTGACCCGGCAAATATTGGCTGGGCCGCCCTGATCTTCAAACACCATTTCCTGTGGGTAGGAGGCCACGCAGTGCTGAAGACCCGGGGCCCCCAGCCCAGGGAGCTTGCTGTGAGTACCGTGCTTATGCCTGAAGGGCGGGCTTGCGGGTGTGAGgggtgctcctctctctctctttctccctccttctgtctctctttctccatctctctctctctctggctttggCAGCAAGGATAGGAGAACTGAGCCCCCCAAAGGAAAAATGCCACGATATACTGCTTCTAAGGCTTTAAGGGCGAACTTCAGGTTTTAAACCTTTTATGGAAAACTTGGCCATCAAAAATGCTGAGAGAGGAACTCCCAGGACTCCTGGTGGTTAGATAAGAACATGGGACAATACAACCCAAAGCAAATGACAACATCGCCGTAGCAAATTTACTTGAGACACAGTTGTAGCAAAAGGCTCACACTTCAAGAGCCCTTGTCTAGAATCGGAATCATGCTCCTGCCACTTAACAGGTGCTCATCTTGATCCTGAGTCCAGTTTCCCTGTTGGCACAGCAAGGGTGCCAATCCCTGTGTGTTAAGGTTCTCACGGGGATTCCATTAAGGGGCATGAATCAGCTATCTCTCGACAAACGCACCTCTGGCATTTGTACAAGACCATTCTTCACTGCATATGACTGCTCTGGCATTTCCAGAGCTGGCTCTCTCCCACCAAACCCCAGGAGCAGCCCCTGCTCCAGTCTCTGAGCTGATCCCAAATTCCATCCCCTTGCATTTGAGAACACATCTGGCTGGGAGCCTGTGATACAATGGATCTAATATCCCCGCACAAAATAAACAACATATGGGAGTATTATCATTAATTAATGGAGTTCTTAGTTTTCAACTGGGATCtttctagaaaagaaagaaagaaatcggATGTAATTATACCTGACCTATGTAGAAAGGGGTGGAAAT harbors:
- the LOC113908585 gene encoding uteroferrin-associated basic protein 2-like: MSHRKMHLPLSLVLILCGLLNGICCETKERSKGNSYPVSSWKISPIHHKIEAGNKDFAHKLFKTLLMEHPRKNIIFSPLSISASLAMLSLGTRSTTLTNLLEGLGFDLKVMTVWDVHRGFQSVVQMLKQLSREGHLKHRDTLFIDSNRKINTPFLWDTEGLYDVTAQMIDFRDVKHTKKQINHFVAEKMHKGTKRFITSLNPHTFLFLINYVFFKGIWKMAFHTNLMHKEDFFVDERTTVQVDMMWKKEHVIYSRSEKLFVTMVKIPFIGNMSIVLVLPDVGQPDSAVKEMVVQRATLLKSSGMRWVHLIMPKFKISSKIDLKKMLPKMGISNVFTTAANFSGITEEDFPAIFEAIHEATMEVSEEGRMDTPKDMDLSNAIPWHTHAAAPLVVKFNRPFFLFVEDWMTQRAILMGKVFNPIAE